The proteins below are encoded in one region of Lactuca sativa cultivar Salinas chromosome 3, Lsat_Salinas_v11, whole genome shotgun sequence:
- the LOC111912578 gene encoding protein WVD2-like 7 encodes MAGEIQEPFRLNFQADLLHSGSISFGRFESESLSWERRSIFSHNRYLEEVEKYSKPGSVTEKKAYFEAQFRRKALLKQSSSESQDGGDFPTSGNSNLLELEESCNGNESSSTSDPSVNHENGKDVVALYNENGNGGMDLACFDEIPHNSRCDEDTISQECESQNCEFLPVVNMIDCHVSVHEHVKLDGTHGSETEDLVEITEEIVVDVASEMTDLPLAHQTLEKDDDNTSTRVTEPIRTFSPKVKHASEKKLTRATLKTQPNIDRFQKHMSNEASKGSIKPQTSGSKGLIKKPEKKSPRPSSPLPCSGVTRSEKEVKPQSSLLKKSLPTVTRPKQSISSSKTHVNVTQSCAGFSLKTDQRAENRKEFYMKIAEKMHAKEAEINQVEAKTLEKQAVEIKQFRKSLNFKAKPMPSFYNGSDQNKVTPNQTRPRSNSVAKNGVKSSVPSDIRPISSNLATNRIRVSESVAKSRVEKKNDVSVKKQNKPELRGVKSGHVVVGVIS; translated from the exons ATGGCAGGGGAAATCCAAGAGCCCTTTCGGTTAAATTTTCAG GCTGACCTCCTGCACTCTGGTTCGATCTCCTTTGGAAGATTTGAATCTGAATCATTATCTTGGGAAAGAAGATCAATTTTTTCTCACAATAGATACCTTGAAGAGGTTGAGAAATACTCAAAACCAGGTTCAGTTACAGAGAAGAAGGCATATTTCGAGGCTCAGTTTAGAAGAAAAGCTCTTTTGAAGCAAAGTTCTTCTGAATCCCAAGATGGAGGAGACTTCCCAACAAGTGGAAACAGCAACCTCCTTGAGTTAGAAGAATCTTGTAATGGCAATGAGAGTTCTTCCACTTCTGATCCTTCTGTAAACCATGAAAATGGAAAAGATGTTGTAGCTTTATATAATGAGAATGGCAATGGAGGCATGGATCTTGCATGCTTTGATGAGATCCCACATAATTCAAGATGTGATGAAGATACAATTAGTCAAGAATGTGAAAGTCAAAATTGTGAATTTCTTCCTGTTGTCAACATGATCGATTGTCATGTGAGTGTTCATGAACATGTGAAGCTTGATGGGACACATGGGAGTGAAACTGAGGATTTAGTGGAAATTACTGAAGAAATAGTTGTGGATGTGGCATCAGAAATGACCGATTTGCCCCTTGCTCATCAAACACTTGAGAAAGATGATGATAACACTAGTACCAGAGTGACTGAACCTATCAGAACATTTTCTCCCAAG GTAAAGCATGCATCAGAAAAGAAACTTACAAGGGCAACACTAAAGACTCAACCAAACATTGATCGGTTTCAAAAACACATGTCTAATGAAGCATCCAAAGGTTCAATAAAACCTCAAACAAGTGGAAGCAAAGGTTTGATAAAGAAACCAGAAAAGAAGTCACCAAGACCTTCTAGTCCCTTACCTTGTTCAGGG GTTACAAGATCAGAAAAAGAAGTCAAACCTCAGTCTTCACTATTAAAGAAGTCTCTTCCTACTGTTACCAG GCCAAAACAGAGTATCAGTTCAAGTAAAACACATGTCAATGTCACTCAGAGTTGTGCAGGTTTCAGTTTAAAAACTGATCAACGAGCAGAAAACAGGAAAGAG TTCTATATGAAAATTGCGGAGAAAATGCATGCTAAAGAAGCTGAGATTAACCAAGTTGAAGCAAAAACACTG gaAAAACAAGCAGTTGAAATAAAGCAATTTCGAAAAAGTCTCAACTTCAAAGCTAAACCAATGCCTTCTTTCTACAATGGTTCAGATCAAAACAAg GTCACACCAAATCAAACGCGACCCCGTTCAAATTCAGTGGCGAAGAATGGAGTCAAATCCTCTGTTCCATCGGACATAAGACCGATTTCTTCAAATTTAGCGACCAATAGGATTCGTGTTTCGGAAAGTGTCGCGAAAAGTCGTGTAGAGAAGAAAAACGATGTAAGTGTAAAGAAACAAAACAAGCCGGAATTGAGGGGTGTTAAATCAGGTCATGTAGTGGTGGGGGTTATATCTTGA